Proteins found in one Gordonia sp. PDNC005 genomic segment:
- the purE gene encoding 5-(carboxyamino)imidazole ribonucleotide mutase, which produces MTAGPRVGLIMGSDSDWPTMEAAAEALAEFGVPFEVGVVSAHRTPQRMLDYAKDAAGRGISVIIAGAGGAAHLPGMVASATPLPVIGVPVPLKYLDGMDSLLSIVQMPAGVPVATVSIGGARNAGLLAVRILGAADPSLQSAMTSFQAGLEQMVLEKDENLRRTLLED; this is translated from the coding sequence ATGACCGCAGGACCCCGCGTCGGCCTGATCATGGGCAGCGACTCGGACTGGCCGACGATGGAGGCGGCGGCCGAGGCGCTGGCCGAGTTCGGCGTGCCGTTCGAGGTGGGCGTCGTGTCAGCGCATCGCACGCCGCAGCGCATGCTCGACTACGCGAAGGATGCGGCCGGACGCGGAATCTCCGTGATCATCGCCGGTGCAGGAGGGGCGGCGCACCTGCCGGGAATGGTGGCGTCGGCGACCCCTCTGCCGGTCATCGGTGTCCCAGTGCCGCTGAAGTACCTCGACGGCATGGATTCGCTGCTGTCGATCGTCCAGATGCCCGCGGGCGTGCCGGTCGCCACAGTCTCCATCGGCGGCGCCCGCAACGCGGGTCTGCTCGCGGTCCGCATCCTCGGCGCAGCCGACCCGTCGCTGCAGTCCGCGATGACGTCGTTCCAGGCGGGGCTTGAGCAGATGGTGCTGGAGAAGGACGAGAACCTGCGCCGCACTCTTCTCGAAGACTGA
- a CDS encoding nitronate monooxygenase — MYSFTDDLRVPIVGAPMAGGTSTPALTAAVSEAGGFGFHGGAYVSPETLRADVRSIRELTDQPFGVNLFVPEQVDVDDLEFAAYRERLTPLAERAGVDLPESVPFTDDAFDAKIDVLIAERVPVVSFTFGLPDRNTIDRLHDAEIAASSTVTSIDEAHTATERGVDSLCAQGFSAGGHRAMFRIHDADPQVDTLDLVRAVVPLGLPVVGAGGVATPLDVEAILEAGAVAAQVGTLLLRTPEAGTRQAHKDALADPRFTRTVTTRAYSGRLARGLENDFIRTNDGHAPLAYPQVNTLTGGIRKASESDADVINLWAGSGFREARAVSVAEVISGLTPQAPNRFGQ; from the coding sequence GTGTACAGCTTCACCGACGACCTCCGCGTGCCGATCGTCGGTGCGCCGATGGCAGGCGGAACCAGCACACCGGCGTTGACCGCTGCTGTGTCGGAGGCAGGCGGTTTCGGATTCCACGGAGGCGCGTATGTCTCACCGGAGACTCTTCGCGCGGATGTGCGTTCGATCCGCGAACTCACCGATCAGCCGTTCGGCGTCAACCTTTTCGTTCCCGAGCAGGTCGACGTCGACGACCTGGAGTTCGCCGCGTACCGAGAGCGCCTCACGCCGCTCGCCGAGCGCGCGGGCGTCGACCTGCCCGAGTCTGTGCCGTTCACCGACGACGCGTTCGACGCCAAGATCGACGTGCTGATCGCCGAGCGGGTACCCGTCGTGTCGTTCACGTTCGGATTGCCCGACCGGAACACGATCGACCGACTGCACGACGCGGAGATCGCGGCCTCGTCGACAGTGACCAGCATCGACGAAGCCCACACGGCAACAGAACGCGGCGTCGACTCGCTCTGCGCACAGGGCTTCTCCGCAGGCGGACACCGCGCGATGTTCCGGATCCACGACGCCGACCCGCAGGTGGACACACTCGATCTCGTCCGGGCCGTCGTGCCACTCGGTCTCCCCGTCGTCGGGGCAGGCGGAGTCGCCACACCGCTCGACGTCGAGGCGATCCTCGAGGCGGGCGCCGTCGCCGCACAGGTCGGCACCTTGCTTCTCCGCACACCGGAAGCGGGCACACGGCAGGCGCACAAGGACGCCCTCGCCGATCCGCGTTTCACTCGGACCGTCACCACGCGCGCCTACTCGGGGCGGCTTGCACGCGGCCTGGAGAATGACTTCATCCGAACCAATGACGGCCACGCACCGCTGGCATATCCGCAGGTGAATACCCTCACAGGCGGGATTCGCAAAGCCTCGGAGTCAGATGCCGACGTGATCAACCTGTGGGCGGGTTCCGGATTCCGAGAGGCTCGCGCCGTGTCCGTCGCCGAGGTGATCAGCGGGCTGACCCCTCAGGCTCCGAACAGGTTCGGTCAGTAG
- a CDS encoding GNAT family N-acetyltransferase: MTSVDASVLDDPFTEALAGPQSHFARRLGRISTFDPEVSVFYGHPREMTDQDYSDMATLTGMGRTASLRDRRTPLPARGLRLVDKFDLVQYDGSNVTPAHDPEMLVLGPSDIAEMTALVELTKPGPFLPRTIEMGTYLGWRDADGRLMAMAGQRRHLPGWTEISAVCTHPEARGRGLARRLVAAVADVIVDEGDRPFLHTTADNPAARLYESMGFVLRSEVDLEIVRVTGD; this comes from the coding sequence ATGACCTCGGTCGACGCCTCTGTCCTCGACGACCCATTCACCGAGGCGCTCGCGGGGCCCCAGAGCCACTTCGCCCGCAGACTCGGGCGGATCTCGACTTTCGACCCGGAGGTCTCCGTCTTCTACGGGCATCCTCGCGAGATGACCGACCAGGACTACTCCGACATGGCGACCCTGACCGGGATGGGCAGGACCGCGTCACTGCGAGACCGCCGAACCCCGCTGCCCGCGCGGGGTCTTCGGTTGGTGGACAAGTTCGACCTCGTCCAGTACGACGGATCGAACGTCACGCCGGCACACGATCCCGAGATGCTTGTTCTCGGGCCGTCCGACATCGCCGAGATGACCGCGCTCGTCGAACTGACCAAGCCCGGCCCCTTCCTGCCGCGAACCATCGAGATGGGTACGTATCTCGGGTGGCGAGACGCCGACGGACGCCTCATGGCTATGGCAGGCCAGCGTCGCCACCTCCCCGGATGGACCGAGATCAGTGCGGTCTGCACCCACCCCGAGGCTCGGGGACGAGGCCTTGCACGTCGTCTGGTGGCGGCCGTTGCGGACGTGATCGTCGACGAAGGCGACCGGCCGTTCCTGCACACCACCGCCGACAATCCCGCGGCGCGACTGTATGAATCGATGGGGTTCGTCCTGCGCAGCGAAGTCGACCTGGAGATCGTTCGAGTGACGGGAGATTGA
- a CDS encoding dienelactone hydrolase family protein, producing the protein MSGLDSFERHEFTNDGITHHYYRSGSGPAVIVIPEVPGVTPKVVEFAQRVVDAGFTVFMPSLFGIDGVGIMPDGIRGIGPSLATSVGTLTKVCVSREFTIFATGRSSRVVTWLRALARVAHDECGGPGVGAIGMCVSGGFALSMAIDERMLAPVLSQPSLPLGISPTRRKNIDISPGDLACVRDRCAKEGLEVMGARFTGDMLVPSDRFAFLREQLGDAFIGVELPDSAANPDALLPPHSVVTEHLVDKPGEPTRDTLDQIIAFFQRKLTAV; encoded by the coding sequence ATGAGTGGTCTCGACTCGTTCGAACGCCACGAGTTCACCAACGACGGCATCACCCATCACTACTACCGCAGCGGATCGGGTCCGGCCGTCATCGTCATCCCCGAAGTGCCCGGTGTGACGCCGAAAGTCGTCGAGTTCGCTCAGCGAGTCGTGGACGCGGGGTTCACCGTGTTCATGCCCTCACTGTTTGGAATCGACGGCGTTGGCATCATGCCCGACGGCATCCGCGGCATCGGACCGTCGCTCGCGACCTCAGTCGGCACACTGACCAAGGTCTGCGTCAGCCGTGAGTTCACGATCTTCGCCACCGGTCGCAGTTCACGGGTGGTCACCTGGCTGCGGGCGCTGGCGCGAGTCGCGCACGACGAATGCGGCGGCCCCGGCGTCGGCGCGATCGGGATGTGCGTCAGCGGCGGTTTCGCCCTCAGCATGGCCATCGACGAGCGGATGCTGGCACCCGTCCTGTCGCAGCCCTCGCTTCCCCTCGGCATCTCCCCGACCCGCCGCAAGAACATCGACATCTCCCCCGGCGACCTGGCATGCGTCCGCGACCGGTGTGCCAAGGAGGGCCTCGAGGTGATGGGTGCTCGATTCACCGGTGACATGCTCGTCCCTAGCGACCGTTTCGCCTTCCTTCGAGAACAACTCGGCGACGCCTTCATCGGTGTTGAGCTTCCCGACTCCGCGGCCAACCCCGACGCTCTGCTCCCGCCCCATTCGGTCGTGACCGAGCACCTGGTGGACAAACCGGGTGAACCGACCCGCGACACACTCGATCAGATCATCGCGTTCTTCCAGCGGAAGCTGACAGCCGTATGA
- a CDS encoding nitroreductase family deazaflavin-dependent oxidoreductase, translating into MKIPRAVAHANKVVTNPIQGLWAGRIAPWAVVEHVGRKSNKSYSTPVLAFVDDDRISIVLPYGADADWVRNVLAAGRFTLVRGGDRLDVAGARVLPSDSPDVVKSARIPAMVADSVLYGRIA; encoded by the coding sequence GTGAAGATTCCCCGCGCAGTGGCGCACGCGAACAAGGTCGTCACCAACCCGATTCAGGGCCTCTGGGCTGGGCGTATCGCCCCGTGGGCCGTCGTCGAACACGTGGGACGGAAGTCGAACAAGTCGTACTCGACGCCCGTGCTCGCGTTTGTCGACGATGATCGCATCAGCATCGTGCTGCCCTACGGCGCCGACGCGGACTGGGTGCGCAACGTGCTCGCCGCCGGTCGCTTCACTCTCGTGCGGGGTGGCGACCGACTCGACGTGGCAGGCGCGCGGGTGCTTCCGTCCGACTCCCCCGACGTCGTCAAGTCCGCCCGCATCCCGGCAATGGTCGCCGATTCCGTCCTGTATGGACGCATCGCGTGA
- a CDS encoding TetR/AcrR family transcriptional regulator: protein MSADAADGDPVGFRMQVVAESIRLFAEHGYEATPVDAVAAAAGVSRRTLFRQFRSKEDLIFADHEELLARVASRLEVNDDDPWWAVCAAAEEVFAHFADHRDLAVGRYRVVAQVPALRDRELVTTYRYQRLFEESLRRRMPDVPRVRVVAYAAAVTGAHNHLLRQMVRGDSAATADVLHDELRRIHATTQPRARAEATAVTVVTHGADLSPDEIADIVRKRLTWHAVP from the coding sequence ATGAGCGCAGACGCCGCGGACGGCGATCCGGTCGGCTTCCGCATGCAGGTGGTGGCCGAATCCATCCGCCTGTTCGCCGAACACGGGTACGAGGCCACGCCGGTCGACGCGGTCGCCGCTGCCGCGGGCGTGTCGCGGCGGACATTGTTCCGACAGTTCAGGTCGAAAGAGGACTTGATCTTCGCCGACCACGAAGAGCTGCTGGCCAGGGTCGCGTCACGGCTCGAGGTGAACGACGACGATCCCTGGTGGGCGGTGTGCGCGGCGGCGGAGGAGGTCTTCGCCCATTTCGCCGATCACCGTGACCTGGCGGTCGGGCGGTATCGGGTCGTCGCGCAAGTCCCCGCCCTGCGTGACCGCGAACTCGTCACCACGTACCGTTACCAGCGGTTGTTCGAGGAGTCGCTGCGTCGGCGGATGCCCGACGTCCCCCGGGTGCGGGTGGTGGCGTACGCGGCCGCGGTGACCGGCGCGCACAACCATCTTCTCCGGCAGATGGTGCGTGGGGATTCGGCTGCGACGGCGGATGTGCTGCATGACGAACTCCGCCGAATCCACGCGACGACACAACCTCGCGCGCGTGCAGAGGCCACAGCGGTCACAGTCGTCACGCACGGTGCTGACCTCAGCCCGGATGAGATAGCCGACATCGTTCGGAAACGATTGACGTGGCACGCAGTGCCGTGA
- a CDS encoding acyl-CoA dehydrogenase produces the protein MGKFGNPDFDLFQLPEEHEALREAIRALSEKEIAPYAKEVDEKARFPEEARAALVANGFNAVHVPEQFEGQGADSLAACIVIEEVARVDVSASLIPAVNKLGTMGLILSGSDELKAKVLPSIASGEAMASYALSEREAGSDAASMKTRARKDGDSWVLNGSKCWITNGGQSAWYTVMAVTDPDKGANGISAFMVHKDDEGFTVGPLEHKLGIKGSPTAELYFENCTIPEDRIIGDEGTGFKTALATLDHTRPTIGAQAVGVAQGALDAAIAYVKERKQFGKTISQFQGVEFMIADMAMKVEAARLMVYSAASRAERGQGQLGFISSASKCLASDVAMEVTTDAVQLFGGAGYTTDFPVERMMRDAKITQIYEGTNQVQRMVMARALLRG, from the coding sequence ATGGGCAAGTTCGGCAATCCCGATTTTGATCTGTTCCAGCTGCCGGAGGAGCACGAGGCACTCCGTGAGGCCATTCGCGCTCTGAGCGAGAAGGAGATCGCCCCCTACGCCAAGGAGGTCGACGAGAAGGCCCGCTTCCCCGAGGAGGCTCGAGCAGCTCTCGTCGCCAACGGTTTCAACGCCGTGCACGTGCCGGAGCAGTTCGAAGGCCAGGGCGCCGACTCGCTCGCCGCCTGCATCGTCATCGAGGAGGTCGCACGCGTCGACGTCTCCGCGTCGCTGATCCCGGCCGTCAACAAGCTCGGCACCATGGGGCTGATCCTGTCGGGCTCCGACGAGCTCAAGGCGAAGGTCCTCCCGTCGATCGCGTCGGGCGAGGCGATGGCCTCGTACGCACTGTCCGAGCGTGAGGCCGGGTCGGATGCGGCGTCGATGAAGACCCGCGCCCGCAAGGACGGCGACAGCTGGGTCCTCAACGGTTCCAAGTGCTGGATCACCAACGGTGGACAGTCTGCGTGGTACACGGTCATGGCCGTCACCGACCCCGACAAGGGCGCCAACGGCATCTCCGCGTTCATGGTCCACAAGGACGACGAGGGCTTCACCGTCGGACCGCTCGAGCACAAGCTCGGCATCAAGGGCAGCCCCACCGCCGAACTGTACTTCGAGAACTGCACCATCCCCGAGGACCGGATCATCGGGGATGAGGGCACCGGCTTCAAGACCGCCCTCGCGACCCTCGACCACACCCGCCCGACCATCGGCGCACAGGCCGTCGGCGTTGCGCAGGGCGCCCTCGACGCCGCGATCGCGTACGTCAAGGAGCGCAAGCAGTTCGGTAAGACGATCAGCCAGTTCCAGGGCGTCGAGTTCATGATCGCCGACATGGCCATGAAGGTCGAAGCCGCTCGCCTGATGGTGTACTCGGCCGCATCGCGCGCCGAGCGCGGCCAGGGTCAGCTCGGATTCATCTCGTCGGCCTCGAAGTGCCTGGCGTCCGATGTCGCGATGGAGGTCACCACCGATGCTGTTCAGCTGTTCGGCGGCGCTGGTTACACCACCGACTTCCCGGTGGAGCGCATGATGCGCGACGCCAAGATCACCCAGATCTACGAGGGCACCAACCAGGTCCAGCGCATGGTCATGGCTCGCGCACTCCTGCGCGGCTGA
- a CDS encoding GGDEF domain-containing protein, producing the protein MNPRSDAFVSAFVDAGRWYKAEIAIIMFGAVGGLYMFERLLFDDPAPMVNSWPSVVIGFGLANVLRLASCLRWAVPTWSTALFITSVYIDVVWLMVIRAVAVNGGHDVLPIIVPVAFLASLLIVHIRYVILVPAMLTGFVMIAAVELTAVPSSGPGMFDLMTSGAIIVVPLISARFHERQTRLTWERERRLDELSTTDALTGLANRRAFDSRIADALAQDSPVALAVLDVDEFKVLNDTLGHAAGDDTLRAIGQFLTDSITDERVLAARLSGEEFAVVWSGSDRSAAIDDAERLRRGIGALGLPSGRVGVGVTVSAGVVWLAPSSPDDPDRDVDTALQAADQALYGAKRAGRDRLVISEAPTNGSVSRRQDPIDHKRSRALWPSAIEESLGEHDGSFLADFDASGHRARRVIMAGVFVIDLVVLAAAGRALPMPDYSLTVSRWFIAAGLIPLAVIAVVWSTAPALRPRSGAVQVCCVIAIVALQTTLRVFPMPAVDDLLTVLMPISVILSLGVVQIRFRWMLPTMVGLFSLVTIAEVVAFGINGERILTLLAASSMVAVVIQAAYRLQAVAYRNWQRSHELRIAARVDALTGLPNRRQFTENLELLLRELPDASVAAVMLDVDYLKQYNDAYGHPAGDRCLQRIATAVAAVNPSETATLYRFGGEEFAALITTGTITDAEATAQAMVDAVAAEGIESADPDRPVTVSAGLAVACQDDDLSALMARADAALYNAKRTGRNRLVLDLTGLSETSGRCV; encoded by the coding sequence GTGAACCCCCGTTCGGACGCGTTCGTGTCCGCATTCGTCGACGCCGGCCGCTGGTACAAGGCGGAGATCGCGATCATCATGTTCGGCGCCGTCGGTGGGCTGTACATGTTCGAACGGCTGTTGTTCGACGACCCGGCGCCGATGGTCAACTCGTGGCCGTCGGTGGTGATCGGTTTTGGGCTCGCCAACGTGCTCAGACTGGCCAGCTGCCTCAGGTGGGCAGTCCCGACCTGGTCCACGGCGCTCTTCATCACATCCGTGTACATCGACGTCGTGTGGCTCATGGTCATTCGGGCCGTAGCGGTGAACGGCGGACATGACGTTCTGCCGATCATCGTGCCGGTCGCGTTTCTCGCCAGCCTGCTCATCGTCCACATTCGCTACGTGATTCTGGTACCTGCGATGCTGACAGGATTCGTCATGATCGCGGCCGTCGAACTGACCGCTGTTCCGAGCAGCGGGCCGGGCATGTTCGACCTCATGACCAGTGGCGCCATCATTGTGGTCCCGTTGATCTCCGCGAGGTTCCACGAACGGCAGACCCGCCTCACTTGGGAACGCGAGCGTCGACTCGATGAACTCTCGACGACAGACGCGCTGACCGGTCTGGCCAACCGGCGGGCTTTCGACTCCCGCATCGCAGACGCGCTGGCCCAGGACTCGCCGGTCGCTCTCGCGGTTCTCGACGTCGACGAGTTCAAGGTCCTCAACGACACCCTCGGACACGCCGCAGGCGACGACACACTCCGGGCGATCGGACAGTTCTTGACCGACTCGATCACCGATGAGCGGGTGCTGGCGGCACGCCTATCCGGCGAAGAGTTCGCCGTGGTGTGGTCCGGCTCGGATCGGTCGGCCGCCATCGACGACGCCGAGCGTCTCCGACGCGGAATCGGCGCGTTGGGCTTACCGTCGGGTCGGGTCGGCGTGGGAGTCACGGTGTCGGCCGGTGTCGTCTGGTTGGCACCGTCTTCCCCCGACGACCCCGATCGCGACGTCGACACTGCGCTCCAGGCGGCGGATCAGGCACTCTACGGCGCCAAGCGAGCCGGACGCGATCGGCTCGTGATCTCCGAGGCGCCCACGAACGGCTCGGTCTCACGACGGCAGGATCCGATCGACCACAAGCGTTCCCGGGCTCTCTGGCCGTCGGCGATCGAGGAGTCTCTCGGTGAACACGACGGATCGTTCCTCGCCGATTTCGACGCGTCGGGTCACCGCGCGCGACGCGTGATCATGGCGGGAGTGTTCGTGATCGATCTCGTGGTGCTCGCCGCTGCCGGACGGGCACTCCCGATGCCTGACTACAGCCTCACCGTGAGCCGATGGTTCATCGCGGCAGGACTGATTCCACTCGCCGTGATCGCTGTCGTGTGGTCGACGGCGCCCGCGCTCCGCCCTCGGTCCGGCGCGGTCCAAGTGTGCTGTGTCATCGCCATCGTGGCTTTGCAGACCACGTTGCGTGTGTTTCCGATGCCCGCGGTGGACGACCTTCTCACCGTGCTGATGCCGATCTCGGTGATCCTGAGCCTCGGAGTTGTGCAGATCCGCTTCCGATGGATGCTCCCGACGATGGTCGGGCTCTTCTCCCTGGTCACCATTGCCGAAGTGGTGGCGTTCGGCATCAACGGCGAACGGATTCTGACACTTCTTGCGGCGTCGAGCATGGTGGCCGTCGTGATTCAGGCGGCCTACCGACTCCAGGCAGTCGCCTACCGCAACTGGCAGCGGTCGCACGAGCTCCGGATCGCGGCTCGGGTCGACGCGCTGACCGGTCTGCCCAACCGCCGGCAGTTCACCGAGAACCTGGAACTACTCCTGCGCGAGTTGCCCGACGCCTCCGTCGCCGCAGTCATGCTCGACGTCGACTATCTGAAGCAGTACAACGACGCCTACGGGCATCCGGCGGGCGACCGTTGCCTTCAGCGGATCGCCACTGCGGTGGCCGCTGTCAACCCATCGGAGACGGCGACGCTGTACCGATTCGGCGGAGAAGAGTTCGCTGCACTGATCACCACCGGAACCATCACCGACGCCGAGGCCACCGCACAGGCGATGGTGGATGCTGTCGCTGCCGAAGGCATCGAATCGGCCGATCCGGATAGGCCGGTCACTGTTTCTGCCGGACTGGCCGTGGCCTGCCAGGACGACGATCTGAGCGCACTGATGGCCCGCGCCGACGCAGCCCTCTACAACGCAAAACGCACCGGCCGGAATCGTCTCGTTCTCGACCTGACTGGTCTGTCCGAGACGTCCGGCCGGTGCGTGTGA
- a CDS encoding LLM class F420-dependent oxidoreductase, whose translation MTLLGYQIPNFTYPDIPAEELFATIVAQAVEAEESGFDTVFVMDHFYQLPMIGTPDQEMIECYTLLSALAQHTSKVRLSALVTGNTYREPALLAKTVTGLDVVSGGRAQLGIGAGWFEHEHDALGFTFGTFTDRFERLEESLQIVLGMLRGERPSLDGKWYTVRDAINSPAPLSRIPVMIGGGGERKTLRMVAQYADESNLICAPEDIGRKLTALDEHCDRLGRDRSEITVSLQTYACIAPTHDQAVAEADAFIERTPQAAPRRAGMIVGDPDEVHARFEALKESGVDGFSVNLMANGHVPGRVSLLGETLAPIVT comes from the coding sequence ATGACGCTGCTCGGATACCAGATCCCGAACTTCACCTACCCCGACATTCCCGCGGAGGAACTGTTCGCGACAATCGTCGCGCAGGCCGTCGAAGCCGAAGAATCGGGTTTCGACACCGTGTTCGTGATGGACCACTTCTATCAGTTGCCGATGATCGGGACACCCGACCAGGAGATGATCGAGTGCTACACGCTGCTGTCGGCGCTCGCTCAGCACACGTCGAAGGTTCGACTGTCCGCACTGGTCACCGGTAACACCTACCGTGAGCCTGCGCTCCTCGCAAAGACTGTGACCGGACTCGACGTCGTGTCCGGCGGCCGCGCTCAGCTCGGTATCGGGGCCGGATGGTTCGAGCACGAGCACGACGCACTCGGGTTCACCTTCGGCACGTTCACGGATCGATTCGAACGACTCGAGGAGTCGCTTCAGATCGTGCTCGGCATGCTGCGCGGTGAGCGCCCGTCGCTCGACGGCAAGTGGTACACCGTCCGCGATGCGATCAACTCACCTGCTCCCCTCTCCCGCATCCCGGTGATGATCGGCGGTGGCGGCGAACGTAAGACGCTGCGAATGGTCGCGCAGTACGCCGACGAGTCGAATCTGATCTGCGCACCGGAGGACATCGGACGCAAACTCACTGCGCTGGACGAACACTGTGATCGCCTCGGACGAGATCGGTCCGAGATCACTGTCAGCCTGCAGACGTACGCCTGCATCGCGCCGACGCACGACCAGGCCGTGGCCGAGGCCGACGCATTCATCGAACGCACTCCGCAGGCCGCTCCGCGCCGCGCGGGAATGATCGTCGGCGACCCCGACGAGGTCCACGCACGATTCGAGGCGTTGAAGGAGTCCGGCGTCGACGGCTTCTCGGTCAACTTGATGGCGAACGGTCACGTTCCGGGCCGTGTCAGTCTGCTCGGCGAGACTCTTGCTCCGATCGTGACCTGA
- a CDS encoding TIGR03089 family protein: MTDTVTGLVLARITDYARPMFTFYDEGTGERTELSGATLGNWAAKIANYLRDEIGVTPGDAVRVDLPEHWQTAAVLLGAWWAGAHVLIGDADGEPLVAFVTRDGMDAHDADEIVVVPLDPFAMGVRDLPIGVSDFGDAVRTHGDQYRPAGAGPLAVDDRTTKSVASAPTPVSEGQRVVSTRSWSTADGIVDNFAAPLLAGASLVWVRGADDARLTDIASTEKADVTLT, translated from the coding sequence ATGACCGACACCGTCACCGGACTCGTTCTCGCACGCATCACCGACTACGCGCGGCCGATGTTCACCTTCTATGACGAGGGCACAGGCGAGCGCACCGAGCTGTCCGGCGCCACGCTCGGCAATTGGGCCGCGAAGATCGCCAACTATCTGAGGGACGAGATCGGCGTGACCCCCGGCGACGCCGTGCGCGTTGACCTCCCGGAACATTGGCAGACCGCCGCAGTCCTCCTCGGTGCGTGGTGGGCCGGCGCGCACGTCCTCATCGGAGACGCCGACGGCGAGCCGCTCGTGGCGTTCGTGACCCGCGACGGAATGGACGCCCACGACGCAGACGAGATCGTGGTCGTACCTCTCGATCCGTTCGCGATGGGCGTCCGCGATCTGCCCATCGGAGTCAGCGACTTCGGCGACGCCGTCAGGACTCACGGCGACCAGTACCGTCCCGCCGGGGCCGGTCCCCTCGCCGTCGACGATCGGACGACCAAGTCCGTCGCGTCGGCCCCGACGCCCGTCTCCGAAGGACAACGCGTGGTGTCGACACGATCGTGGTCCACCGCCGACGGGATCGTCGACAACTTCGCCGCACCGCTTCTCGCGGGAGCGTCTCTGGTCTGGGTGCGCGGCGCCGACGACGCACGCCTCACCGACATCGCCTCCACCGAGAAGGCCGACGTCACCCTCACGTAG